The following proteins come from a genomic window of Ovis canadensis isolate MfBH-ARS-UI-01 breed Bighorn chromosome 22, ARS-UI_OviCan_v2, whole genome shotgun sequence:
- the PAOX gene encoding peroxisomal N(1)-acetyl-spermine/spermidine oxidase isoform X1, whose product MPTRGAGRAGTPCPTSPRPSPFHLWPRPSPFHLWPRPSPLSPPARPLAPFFLRPRPSPLSSSGPAPRPSSSGSATPLAPPRIPAPALVSSRLHEPPSGGDSPEPPGTAAMQSGGRQAEAPGRGPRVLVVGGGIAGLGAAQRLCHHPAFSHLRVLEATARAGGRIRSEHSFGGVVEVGAHWIHGPSEGNPVFRLAAKYGLLGEKALSEENQLIETGGHVGLPSVSYASSGVSVSLELVAEMARLFHGLIDQTREFLQAAETTPPSVGEYLKEKIRQHMASWTEDEETKKLKLAILKNLFNVECCVSGTHSMDLVALAPFGEYTVLPGLDCTFPEGYQGLTDCIMASLPKDVMVFDKPVKTIHWNGSFQEASAPGETFPVLVECEDGDCFPAHHVVVTVPLGFLKKHLDTFFEPPLPTEKVEAIRKIGFGTNNKIFLEFKEPFWEPDCQHIQVVWEDTSPLEDAAPALHDAWFKKLIGFWVLPPFHRASHVLCGFIAGLESEFMETLSDEDVLRSLTKVLRRVTGNPRLPAPRSVLRSCWHSAPYTRGSYSYVAVGSSGDDMDRLAQPLPSDGKGAQGLPWWLSGKEPACSAGDAGPVPGSGRPPGQGHSYALQYSCLENPMDRGACSRCCLQEKPHTGRFTPPRTGLCCLAGGRLTGS is encoded by the exons ATGCCCACGCGGGGGGCGGGCCGGGCTGGAACTCCTTGCCCCACCTCGCCCCGCCCCTCGCCCTTTCACCTCTGGCCCCGCCCCTCGCCCTTTCACCTCTGGCCCCGCCCCTCGCCCCTTTCACCTCCCGCCCGGCCCCTCGCCCCCTTCTTCCTccggccccgcccctcgcccCTTTCCTCCTCTGGCCCCGCCCCTCGCCCGTCCTCCTCCGGCTCTGCCACGCCCCTTGCCCCTCCCCGAATCCCCGCCCCTGCTCTGGTCTCTTCCCGGCTCCACGAACCTCCTAGCGGCGGGGACTCTCCGGAACCGCCCGGGACGGCGGCGATGCAGTCGGGTGGTCGTCAGGCGGAGGCCCCGGGCCGCGGCCCGCGGGTGCTGGTGGTGGGCGGCGGCATCGCGGGGCTGGGGGCGGCGCAGAGGCTCTGCCACCACCCGGCCTTCTCACACCTTCGGGTTCTGGAGGCCACGGCCCGCGCCGGTGGCCGCATCCGCTCGGAGCACAGCTTCG GTGGCGTGGTGGAGGTGGGCGCCCACTGGATCCATGGGCCCTCCGAGGGCAACCCCGTCTTCCGGCTGGCTGCCAAATACGGGCTGCTCGGGGAGAAGGCCCTGTCCGAGGAGAACCAGCTGATCGAGACTGGGGGTCACGTGGGCCTGCCGTCTGTGTCTTATGCCAGCTCTGGGGTGAGTGTGAGCCTTGAGCTGGTGGCAGAGATGGCCAGGCTGTTCCACGGTCTCATCGACCAGACCAGGGAGTTCCTGCAGGCGGCTGAGACCACCCCACCCAGTGTTGGGGAGTACCTCAAGGAGAAGATCCGCCAGCACATGGCCAGCTGGACAGAGGATGAGGAGACCAAGAAGCTCAAACTGGCCATCCTGAAGAACTTGTTCAATGTGGAGTGCTGTGTGAGCGGCACCCACAGCATGGACCTGGTGGCCCTCGCGCCTTTCGGGGAGTACACTGTGCTGCCCGGGCTGGACTGCACCTTTCCTGA GGGCTACCAAGGACTCACAGACTGCATCATGGCCTCCTTGCCCAAGGACGTGATGGTTTTTGACAAACCCGTAAAGACCATTCACTGGAATGGGTCCTTCCAGGAAGCTTCTGCTCCTGGGGAGACATTTCCTGTGCTGGTGGAATGTGAGGATGGAGACTGCTTCCCAGCCCATCACGTGGTCGTCACCGTGCCCTTAG gttttttaaagaaacatctgGACACCTTTTTTGAGCCGCCACTGCCCACTGAGAAGGTGGAAGCGATCAGGAAAATAGGCTTTGGGACCAACAACAAAATCTTCCTGGAGTTTAAGGAGCCCTTCTGGGAGCCGGACTGCCAGCACATCCAGGTGGTGTGGGAGGACACGTCGCCCCTGGAGGATGCCGCCCCCGCACTGCACGACGCCTGGTTCAAGAAGCTTATTGGCTTTTGGGTCCTGCCTCCCTTCCA CAGGGCCAGCCACGTGCTCTGTGGCTTCATCGCGGGGCTCGAGTCCGAGTTCATGGAGACACTGTCGGACGAGGATGTGCTCAGGTCTCTGACGAAGGTGCTCCGCAGGGTGACAG GGAACCCCCGGCTCCCCGCGCCCAGGAGTGTGCTGCGGTCCTGCTGGCATAGCGCCCCGTACACCCGGGGCTCCTACAGCTATGTGGCTGTGGGCAGCTCTGGGGACGACATGGACCGGCTGGCCCAGCCCCTCCCTTCAGACGGCAAGGGGGCACAG gggcttccctggtggctcagtggtaaagaacctgcctgcagtgcaggagacgcgggtccagtccctgggtcaggaagaccgccTGGACAAGGACAtagctacgcactccagtattcctgcctggagaatcccatggacagaggagcctg
- the PAOX gene encoding peroxisomal N(1)-acetyl-spermine/spermidine oxidase isoform X2: MPTRGAGRAGTPCPTSPRPSPFHLWPRPSPFHLWPRPSPLSPPARPLAPFFLRPRPSPLSSSGPAPRPSSSGSATPLAPPRIPAPALVSSRLHEPPSGGDSPEPPGTAAMQSGGRQAEAPGRGPRVLVVGGGIAGLGAAQRLCHHPAFSHLRVLEATARAGGRIRSEHSFGGVVEVGAHWIHGPSEGNPVFRLAAKYGLLGEKALSEENQLIETGGHVGLPSVSYASSGVSVSLELVAEMARLFHGLIDQTREFLQAAETTPPSVGEYLKEKIRQHMASWTEDEETKKLKLAILKNLFNVECCVSGTHSMDLVALAPFGEYTVLPGLDCTFPEGYQGLTDCIMASLPKDVMVFDKPVKTIHWNGSFQEASAPGETFPVLVECEDGDCFPAHHVVVTVPLGFLKKHLDTFFEPPLPTEKVEAIRKIGFGTNNKIFLEFKEPFWEPDCQHIQVVWEDTSPLEDAAPALHDAWFKKLIGFWVLPPFQASHVLCGFIAGLESEFMETLSDEDVLRSLTKVLRRVTGNPRLPAPRSVLRSCWHSAPYTRGSYSYVAVGSSGDDMDRLAQPLPSDGKGAQGLPWWLSGKEPACSAGDAGPVPGSGRPPGQGHSYALQYSCLENPMDRGACSRCCLQEKPHTGRFTPPRTGLCCLAGGRLTGS; the protein is encoded by the exons ATGCCCACGCGGGGGGCGGGCCGGGCTGGAACTCCTTGCCCCACCTCGCCCCGCCCCTCGCCCTTTCACCTCTGGCCCCGCCCCTCGCCCTTTCACCTCTGGCCCCGCCCCTCGCCCCTTTCACCTCCCGCCCGGCCCCTCGCCCCCTTCTTCCTccggccccgcccctcgcccCTTTCCTCCTCTGGCCCCGCCCCTCGCCCGTCCTCCTCCGGCTCTGCCACGCCCCTTGCCCCTCCCCGAATCCCCGCCCCTGCTCTGGTCTCTTCCCGGCTCCACGAACCTCCTAGCGGCGGGGACTCTCCGGAACCGCCCGGGACGGCGGCGATGCAGTCGGGTGGTCGTCAGGCGGAGGCCCCGGGCCGCGGCCCGCGGGTGCTGGTGGTGGGCGGCGGCATCGCGGGGCTGGGGGCGGCGCAGAGGCTCTGCCACCACCCGGCCTTCTCACACCTTCGGGTTCTGGAGGCCACGGCCCGCGCCGGTGGCCGCATCCGCTCGGAGCACAGCTTCG GTGGCGTGGTGGAGGTGGGCGCCCACTGGATCCATGGGCCCTCCGAGGGCAACCCCGTCTTCCGGCTGGCTGCCAAATACGGGCTGCTCGGGGAGAAGGCCCTGTCCGAGGAGAACCAGCTGATCGAGACTGGGGGTCACGTGGGCCTGCCGTCTGTGTCTTATGCCAGCTCTGGGGTGAGTGTGAGCCTTGAGCTGGTGGCAGAGATGGCCAGGCTGTTCCACGGTCTCATCGACCAGACCAGGGAGTTCCTGCAGGCGGCTGAGACCACCCCACCCAGTGTTGGGGAGTACCTCAAGGAGAAGATCCGCCAGCACATGGCCAGCTGGACAGAGGATGAGGAGACCAAGAAGCTCAAACTGGCCATCCTGAAGAACTTGTTCAATGTGGAGTGCTGTGTGAGCGGCACCCACAGCATGGACCTGGTGGCCCTCGCGCCTTTCGGGGAGTACACTGTGCTGCCCGGGCTGGACTGCACCTTTCCTGA GGGCTACCAAGGACTCACAGACTGCATCATGGCCTCCTTGCCCAAGGACGTGATGGTTTTTGACAAACCCGTAAAGACCATTCACTGGAATGGGTCCTTCCAGGAAGCTTCTGCTCCTGGGGAGACATTTCCTGTGCTGGTGGAATGTGAGGATGGAGACTGCTTCCCAGCCCATCACGTGGTCGTCACCGTGCCCTTAG gttttttaaagaaacatctgGACACCTTTTTTGAGCCGCCACTGCCCACTGAGAAGGTGGAAGCGATCAGGAAAATAGGCTTTGGGACCAACAACAAAATCTTCCTGGAGTTTAAGGAGCCCTTCTGGGAGCCGGACTGCCAGCACATCCAGGTGGTGTGGGAGGACACGTCGCCCCTGGAGGATGCCGCCCCCGCACTGCACGACGCCTGGTTCAAGAAGCTTATTGGCTTTTGGGTCCTGCCTCCCTTCCA GGCCAGCCACGTGCTCTGTGGCTTCATCGCGGGGCTCGAGTCCGAGTTCATGGAGACACTGTCGGACGAGGATGTGCTCAGGTCTCTGACGAAGGTGCTCCGCAGGGTGACAG GGAACCCCCGGCTCCCCGCGCCCAGGAGTGTGCTGCGGTCCTGCTGGCATAGCGCCCCGTACACCCGGGGCTCCTACAGCTATGTGGCTGTGGGCAGCTCTGGGGACGACATGGACCGGCTGGCCCAGCCCCTCCCTTCAGACGGCAAGGGGGCACAG gggcttccctggtggctcagtggtaaagaacctgcctgcagtgcaggagacgcgggtccagtccctgggtcaggaagaccgccTGGACAAGGACAtagctacgcactccagtattcctgcctggagaatcccatggacagaggagcctg
- the PAOX gene encoding peroxisomal N(1)-acetyl-spermine/spermidine oxidase isoform X3: MPTRGAGRAGTPCPTSPRPSPFHLWPRPSPFHLWPRPSPLSPPARPLAPFFLRPRPSPLSSSGPAPRPSSSGSATPLAPPRIPAPALVSSRLHEPPSGGDSPEPPGTAAMQSGGRQAEAPGRGPRVLVVGGGIAGLGAAQRLCHHPAFSHLRVLEATARAGGRIRSEHSFGGVVEVGAHWIHGPSEGNPVFRLAAKYGLLGEKALSEENQLIETGGHVGLPSVSYASSGVSVSLELVAEMARLFHGLIDQTREFLQAAETTPPSVGEYLKEKIRQHMASWTEDEETKKLKLAILKNLFNVECCVSGTHSMDLVALAPFGEYTVLPGLDCTFPEGYQGLTDCIMASLPKDVMVFDKPVKTIHWNGSFQEASAPGETFPVLVECEDGDCFPAHHVVVTVPLGFLKKHLDTFFEPPLPTEKVEAIRKIGFGTNNKIFLEFKEPFWEPDCQHIQVVWEDTSPLEDAAPALHDAWFKKLIGFWVLPPFHRASHVLCGFIAGLESEFMETLSDEDVLRSLTKVLRRVTGNPRLPAPRSVLRSCWHSAPYTRGSYSYVAVGSSGDDMDRLAQPLPSDGKGAQLQVLFAGEATHRAFYSTTHGALLSGWREADRLVKLWDPQAQWPEPRL, encoded by the exons ATGCCCACGCGGGGGGCGGGCCGGGCTGGAACTCCTTGCCCCACCTCGCCCCGCCCCTCGCCCTTTCACCTCTGGCCCCGCCCCTCGCCCTTTCACCTCTGGCCCCGCCCCTCGCCCCTTTCACCTCCCGCCCGGCCCCTCGCCCCCTTCTTCCTccggccccgcccctcgcccCTTTCCTCCTCTGGCCCCGCCCCTCGCCCGTCCTCCTCCGGCTCTGCCACGCCCCTTGCCCCTCCCCGAATCCCCGCCCCTGCTCTGGTCTCTTCCCGGCTCCACGAACCTCCTAGCGGCGGGGACTCTCCGGAACCGCCCGGGACGGCGGCGATGCAGTCGGGTGGTCGTCAGGCGGAGGCCCCGGGCCGCGGCCCGCGGGTGCTGGTGGTGGGCGGCGGCATCGCGGGGCTGGGGGCGGCGCAGAGGCTCTGCCACCACCCGGCCTTCTCACACCTTCGGGTTCTGGAGGCCACGGCCCGCGCCGGTGGCCGCATCCGCTCGGAGCACAGCTTCG GTGGCGTGGTGGAGGTGGGCGCCCACTGGATCCATGGGCCCTCCGAGGGCAACCCCGTCTTCCGGCTGGCTGCCAAATACGGGCTGCTCGGGGAGAAGGCCCTGTCCGAGGAGAACCAGCTGATCGAGACTGGGGGTCACGTGGGCCTGCCGTCTGTGTCTTATGCCAGCTCTGGGGTGAGTGTGAGCCTTGAGCTGGTGGCAGAGATGGCCAGGCTGTTCCACGGTCTCATCGACCAGACCAGGGAGTTCCTGCAGGCGGCTGAGACCACCCCACCCAGTGTTGGGGAGTACCTCAAGGAGAAGATCCGCCAGCACATGGCCAGCTGGACAGAGGATGAGGAGACCAAGAAGCTCAAACTGGCCATCCTGAAGAACTTGTTCAATGTGGAGTGCTGTGTGAGCGGCACCCACAGCATGGACCTGGTGGCCCTCGCGCCTTTCGGGGAGTACACTGTGCTGCCCGGGCTGGACTGCACCTTTCCTGA GGGCTACCAAGGACTCACAGACTGCATCATGGCCTCCTTGCCCAAGGACGTGATGGTTTTTGACAAACCCGTAAAGACCATTCACTGGAATGGGTCCTTCCAGGAAGCTTCTGCTCCTGGGGAGACATTTCCTGTGCTGGTGGAATGTGAGGATGGAGACTGCTTCCCAGCCCATCACGTGGTCGTCACCGTGCCCTTAG gttttttaaagaaacatctgGACACCTTTTTTGAGCCGCCACTGCCCACTGAGAAGGTGGAAGCGATCAGGAAAATAGGCTTTGGGACCAACAACAAAATCTTCCTGGAGTTTAAGGAGCCCTTCTGGGAGCCGGACTGCCAGCACATCCAGGTGGTGTGGGAGGACACGTCGCCCCTGGAGGATGCCGCCCCCGCACTGCACGACGCCTGGTTCAAGAAGCTTATTGGCTTTTGGGTCCTGCCTCCCTTCCA CAGGGCCAGCCACGTGCTCTGTGGCTTCATCGCGGGGCTCGAGTCCGAGTTCATGGAGACACTGTCGGACGAGGATGTGCTCAGGTCTCTGACGAAGGTGCTCCGCAGGGTGACAG GGAACCCCCGGCTCCCCGCGCCCAGGAGTGTGCTGCGGTCCTGCTGGCATAGCGCCCCGTACACCCGGGGCTCCTACAGCTATGTGGCTGTGGGCAGCTCTGGGGACGACATGGACCGGCTGGCCCAGCCCCTCCCTTCAGACGGCAAGGGGGCACAG
- the PAOX gene encoding peroxisomal N(1)-acetyl-spermine/spermidine oxidase isoform X6, translated as MPTRGAGRAGTPCPTSPRPSPFHLWPRPSPFHLWPRPSPLSPPARPLAPFFLRPRPSPLSSSGPAPRPSSSGSATPLAPPRIPAPALVSSRLHEPPSGGDSPEPPGTAAMQSGGRQAEAPGRGPRVLVVGGGIAGLGAAQRLCHHPAFSHLRVLEATARAGGRIRSEHSFGGVVEVGAHWIHGPSEGNPVFRLAAKYGLLGEKALSEENQLIETGGHVGLPSVSYASSGVSVSLELVAEMARLFHGLIDQTREFLQAAETTPPSVGEYLKEKIRQHMASWTEDEETKKLKLAILKNLFNVECCVSGTHSMDLVALAPFGEYTVLPGLDCTFPEGYQGLTDCIMASLPKDVMVFDKPVKTIHWNGSFQEASAPGETFPVLVECEDGDCFPAHHVVVTVPLGFLKKHLDTFFEPPLPTEKVEAIRKIGFGTNNKIFLEFKEPFWEPDCQHIQVVWEDTSPLEDAAPALHDAWFKKLIGFWVLPPFHRASHVLCGFIAGLESEFMETLSDEDVLRSLTKVLRRVTAPGAVCRRSHTPGVLLHHARGSAVWLEGG; from the exons ATGCCCACGCGGGGGGCGGGCCGGGCTGGAACTCCTTGCCCCACCTCGCCCCGCCCCTCGCCCTTTCACCTCTGGCCCCGCCCCTCGCCCTTTCACCTCTGGCCCCGCCCCTCGCCCCTTTCACCTCCCGCCCGGCCCCTCGCCCCCTTCTTCCTccggccccgcccctcgcccCTTTCCTCCTCTGGCCCCGCCCCTCGCCCGTCCTCCTCCGGCTCTGCCACGCCCCTTGCCCCTCCCCGAATCCCCGCCCCTGCTCTGGTCTCTTCCCGGCTCCACGAACCTCCTAGCGGCGGGGACTCTCCGGAACCGCCCGGGACGGCGGCGATGCAGTCGGGTGGTCGTCAGGCGGAGGCCCCGGGCCGCGGCCCGCGGGTGCTGGTGGTGGGCGGCGGCATCGCGGGGCTGGGGGCGGCGCAGAGGCTCTGCCACCACCCGGCCTTCTCACACCTTCGGGTTCTGGAGGCCACGGCCCGCGCCGGTGGCCGCATCCGCTCGGAGCACAGCTTCG GTGGCGTGGTGGAGGTGGGCGCCCACTGGATCCATGGGCCCTCCGAGGGCAACCCCGTCTTCCGGCTGGCTGCCAAATACGGGCTGCTCGGGGAGAAGGCCCTGTCCGAGGAGAACCAGCTGATCGAGACTGGGGGTCACGTGGGCCTGCCGTCTGTGTCTTATGCCAGCTCTGGGGTGAGTGTGAGCCTTGAGCTGGTGGCAGAGATGGCCAGGCTGTTCCACGGTCTCATCGACCAGACCAGGGAGTTCCTGCAGGCGGCTGAGACCACCCCACCCAGTGTTGGGGAGTACCTCAAGGAGAAGATCCGCCAGCACATGGCCAGCTGGACAGAGGATGAGGAGACCAAGAAGCTCAAACTGGCCATCCTGAAGAACTTGTTCAATGTGGAGTGCTGTGTGAGCGGCACCCACAGCATGGACCTGGTGGCCCTCGCGCCTTTCGGGGAGTACACTGTGCTGCCCGGGCTGGACTGCACCTTTCCTGA GGGCTACCAAGGACTCACAGACTGCATCATGGCCTCCTTGCCCAAGGACGTGATGGTTTTTGACAAACCCGTAAAGACCATTCACTGGAATGGGTCCTTCCAGGAAGCTTCTGCTCCTGGGGAGACATTTCCTGTGCTGGTGGAATGTGAGGATGGAGACTGCTTCCCAGCCCATCACGTGGTCGTCACCGTGCCCTTAG gttttttaaagaaacatctgGACACCTTTTTTGAGCCGCCACTGCCCACTGAGAAGGTGGAAGCGATCAGGAAAATAGGCTTTGGGACCAACAACAAAATCTTCCTGGAGTTTAAGGAGCCCTTCTGGGAGCCGGACTGCCAGCACATCCAGGTGGTGTGGGAGGACACGTCGCCCCTGGAGGATGCCGCCCCCGCACTGCACGACGCCTGGTTCAAGAAGCTTATTGGCTTTTGGGTCCTGCCTCCCTTCCA CAGGGCCAGCCACGTGCTCTGTGGCTTCATCGCGGGGCTCGAGTCCGAGTTCATGGAGACACTGTCGGACGAGGATGTGCTCAGGTCTCTGACGAAGGTGCTCCGCAGGGTGACAG
- the PAOX gene encoding peroxisomal N(1)-acetyl-spermine/spermidine oxidase isoform X8, protein MPTRGAGRAGTPCPTSPRPSPFHLWPRPSPFHLWPRPSPLSPPARPLAPFFLRPRPSPLSSSGPAPRPSSSGSATPLAPPRIPAPALVSSRLHEPPSGGDSPEPPGTAAMQSGGRQAEAPGRGPRVLVVGGGIAGLGAAQRLCHHPAFSHLRVLEATARAGGRIRSEHSFGGVVEVGAHWIHGPSEGNPVFRLAAKYGLLGEKALSEENQLIETGGHVGLPSVSYASSGVSVSLELVAEMARLFHGLIDQTREFLQAAETTPPSVGEYLKEKIRQHMASWTEDEETKKLKLAILKNLFNVECCVSGTHSMDLVALAPFGEYTVLPGLDCTFPEGYQGLTDCIMASLPKDVMVFDKPVKTIHWNGSFQEASAPGETFPVLVECEDGDCFPAHHVVVTVPLGFLKKHLDTFFEPPLPTEKVEAIRKIGFGTNNKIFLEFKEPFWEPDCQHIQVVWEDTSPLEDAAPALHDAWFKKLIGFWVLPPFQASHVLCGFIAGLESEFMETLSDEDVLRSLTKVLRRVTGNPRLPAPRSVLRSCWHSAPYTRGSYSYVAVGSSGDDMDRLAQPLPSDGKGAQRGFPGGSVVKNLPAVQETRVQSLGQEDRLDKDIATHSSIPAWRIPWTEEPGGLQSMGSQRVRQN, encoded by the exons ATGCCCACGCGGGGGGCGGGCCGGGCTGGAACTCCTTGCCCCACCTCGCCCCGCCCCTCGCCCTTTCACCTCTGGCCCCGCCCCTCGCCCTTTCACCTCTGGCCCCGCCCCTCGCCCCTTTCACCTCCCGCCCGGCCCCTCGCCCCCTTCTTCCTccggccccgcccctcgcccCTTTCCTCCTCTGGCCCCGCCCCTCGCCCGTCCTCCTCCGGCTCTGCCACGCCCCTTGCCCCTCCCCGAATCCCCGCCCCTGCTCTGGTCTCTTCCCGGCTCCACGAACCTCCTAGCGGCGGGGACTCTCCGGAACCGCCCGGGACGGCGGCGATGCAGTCGGGTGGTCGTCAGGCGGAGGCCCCGGGCCGCGGCCCGCGGGTGCTGGTGGTGGGCGGCGGCATCGCGGGGCTGGGGGCGGCGCAGAGGCTCTGCCACCACCCGGCCTTCTCACACCTTCGGGTTCTGGAGGCCACGGCCCGCGCCGGTGGCCGCATCCGCTCGGAGCACAGCTTCG GTGGCGTGGTGGAGGTGGGCGCCCACTGGATCCATGGGCCCTCCGAGGGCAACCCCGTCTTCCGGCTGGCTGCCAAATACGGGCTGCTCGGGGAGAAGGCCCTGTCCGAGGAGAACCAGCTGATCGAGACTGGGGGTCACGTGGGCCTGCCGTCTGTGTCTTATGCCAGCTCTGGGGTGAGTGTGAGCCTTGAGCTGGTGGCAGAGATGGCCAGGCTGTTCCACGGTCTCATCGACCAGACCAGGGAGTTCCTGCAGGCGGCTGAGACCACCCCACCCAGTGTTGGGGAGTACCTCAAGGAGAAGATCCGCCAGCACATGGCCAGCTGGACAGAGGATGAGGAGACCAAGAAGCTCAAACTGGCCATCCTGAAGAACTTGTTCAATGTGGAGTGCTGTGTGAGCGGCACCCACAGCATGGACCTGGTGGCCCTCGCGCCTTTCGGGGAGTACACTGTGCTGCCCGGGCTGGACTGCACCTTTCCTGA GGGCTACCAAGGACTCACAGACTGCATCATGGCCTCCTTGCCCAAGGACGTGATGGTTTTTGACAAACCCGTAAAGACCATTCACTGGAATGGGTCCTTCCAGGAAGCTTCTGCTCCTGGGGAGACATTTCCTGTGCTGGTGGAATGTGAGGATGGAGACTGCTTCCCAGCCCATCACGTGGTCGTCACCGTGCCCTTAG gttttttaaagaaacatctgGACACCTTTTTTGAGCCGCCACTGCCCACTGAGAAGGTGGAAGCGATCAGGAAAATAGGCTTTGGGACCAACAACAAAATCTTCCTGGAGTTTAAGGAGCCCTTCTGGGAGCCGGACTGCCAGCACATCCAGGTGGTGTGGGAGGACACGTCGCCCCTGGAGGATGCCGCCCCCGCACTGCACGACGCCTGGTTCAAGAAGCTTATTGGCTTTTGGGTCCTGCCTCCCTTCCA GGCCAGCCACGTGCTCTGTGGCTTCATCGCGGGGCTCGAGTCCGAGTTCATGGAGACACTGTCGGACGAGGATGTGCTCAGGTCTCTGACGAAGGTGCTCCGCAGGGTGACAG GGAACCCCCGGCTCCCCGCGCCCAGGAGTGTGCTGCGGTCCTGCTGGCATAGCGCCCCGTACACCCGGGGCTCCTACAGCTATGTGGCTGTGGGCAGCTCTGGGGACGACATGGACCGGCTGGCCCAGCCCCTCCCTTCAGACGGCAAGGGGGC acaaaggggcttccctggtggctcagtggtaaagaacctgcctgcagtgcaggagacgcgggtccagtccctgggtcaggaagaccgccTGGACAAGGACAtagctacgcactccagtattcctgcctggagaatcccatggacagaggagcctggtgggttacagtccatggggtcacaaagagtcagacagaactga